A single genomic interval of Antarcticibacterium arcticum harbors:
- a CDS encoding HlyD family secretion protein, which produces MLNISQEKLNMKVDLSGYKSAQRVFHHRHYKWFNRILLGFSLLLLIILFLPWTQTVSGKGNVTTLSPEHRPQTIQSPIPGRIEKWYVQEGDFVKKGDTILHISEVTNQYFDPLLVERTGEQITAKSGSVESYRGKVGALGDQINAIKSERSLKIQQANNKLQQAGLKVKSDSIDLEAAATNLQIARTQLDRTVQLQSEGLKALPDVEQARLKFQETQARYISAQNRLLASENEVINAGIEINRIQAEYNDKISKTESDMFTAQSSQFDAEAQVSKLENDFTNYSIRNQFYYILAPQDGFINRALRAGIGENFKEGERLVGIMPSNFQLAVETFVRPLDVPLLHRGEKVRVQFDGWPAIVFSGWENLSFGTYGAKVVAVENFISDNGLYRVLLAPDPEDHPWPKDVRIGSGVRTLALLEEVPIWYEIWRNLNGFPPNYYQPAQAATVK; this is translated from the coding sequence ATGCTTAATATATCTCAGGAAAAATTAAATATGAAAGTTGACCTGTCCGGGTATAAATCTGCACAGCGTGTATTTCATCACAGGCATTACAAATGGTTTAACAGAATATTACTGGGGTTTAGTTTGCTCCTCCTGATCATTTTATTTTTGCCCTGGACCCAAACAGTTTCCGGAAAAGGTAATGTAACTACGCTTAGCCCGGAGCACCGGCCACAAACTATCCAATCTCCCATTCCGGGAAGGATTGAAAAGTGGTATGTACAGGAAGGGGATTTTGTAAAAAAAGGAGATACCATTCTTCATATTTCTGAGGTAACCAATCAATATTTTGATCCGTTACTGGTGGAACGTACGGGTGAACAAATTACAGCAAAAAGTGGTTCAGTGGAATCTTACCGGGGTAAAGTGGGAGCCCTGGGCGATCAAATAAATGCGATAAAAAGCGAGCGAAGCCTAAAAATTCAGCAGGCCAACAATAAGCTGCAACAGGCTGGATTAAAGGTAAAAAGCGACAGCATTGATCTGGAAGCTGCAGCCACCAATTTACAAATAGCCAGGACGCAACTGGACCGAACTGTGCAACTTCAAAGCGAGGGTCTTAAAGCTTTGCCGGATGTGGAACAGGCAAGATTAAAATTCCAGGAAACGCAGGCACGTTATATATCGGCTCAAAACAGGCTTTTGGCAAGTGAGAATGAGGTGATCAATGCCGGTATTGAGATTAACCGGATCCAGGCCGAATATAATGATAAGATCTCCAAGACTGAGAGTGACATGTTTACGGCACAATCAAGCCAGTTTGATGCGGAAGCACAGGTGAGCAAACTGGAAAATGATTTTACGAATTACAGCATTAGAAATCAATTTTATTACATCCTGGCACCTCAGGACGGGTTTATTAACAGGGCTTTACGTGCAGGTATTGGTGAAAACTTCAAGGAAGGTGAACGCCTGGTTGGGATCATGCCCTCCAACTTCCAACTTGCTGTAGAAACCTTTGTTAGGCCATTGGATGTACCCTTATTACACAGGGGAGAGAAGGTAAGGGTACAGTTTGACGGCTGGCCGGCAATAGTATTCAGTGGCTGGGAGAACCTTTCATTTGGAACATATGGTGCAAAGGTGGTTGCTGTTGAAAATTTTATAAGTGATAATGGTTTATACAGGGTCCTTCTTGCACCAGATCCAGAGGACCATCCCTGGCCAAAAGATGTACGTATTGGCAGCGGGGTAAGGACCCTGGCATTGCTGGAAGAGGTGCCAATATGGTATGAGATATGGAGGAATTTAAATGGCTTCCCTCCTAATTATTATCAACCTGCACAGGCTGCAACAGTTAAATAA
- a CDS encoding peptidase domain-containing ABC transporter produces MVKKSSSAIKRLTGLLKMDRKDILQIFYYAIFAGLLNMAVPLGIQAIVNLIQGGSVSTSWIILVVLVTLAVGLVGLLEIMQIRIVENIQQKIFTRSSFEFTYRFPRIKMAEFTDIYPPELANRFFDTLNVQKGVTKLLLDFPAALLQILFGLILLSLYHPFFIIYGLLLVLLIYLVFKFTAWKGLETSLDESKHKYKVAHWLQEVARSLFSFKVAGNSNLAMEKNDQLTEKYLKARESHFKILRIQYVKMVLFKVLVTAGLLAIGGLLVLNQEMNIGQFVAAEIIILLILSSVERLIKGLDIIYDTLTSLEKMGQVVDKELESKEGRNKMYDASPLNLELKEVSYKVGKSSILKDISFELKAGEKVLLKGPNGSGRTSLLKLIAGINEISQGNIYINNVSINGIKLNEYRKRLGVFIAEEFPFEGTLLENITFGDSRIPEKDVYWAIEHAGLSQFVKEQANGIHTNILPEGKYLSSLISKKIILARCIVRKPDILLLKEPLELFDPAEATRILEFLIDPVHKWSILVASQNPVWETVCDKKVFLENRIDKYKK; encoded by the coding sequence ATGGTTAAAAAATCGAGCTCGGCCATAAAGAGGCTCACCGGCCTTCTTAAAATGGACAGAAAGGATATTCTTCAAATATTTTACTATGCCATTTTCGCAGGTTTACTTAATATGGCGGTTCCCCTTGGAATCCAGGCAATTGTAAACCTTATTCAGGGAGGAAGTGTAAGTACTTCCTGGATCATCCTGGTAGTACTGGTAACGCTGGCTGTGGGCCTTGTGGGCTTACTGGAAATCATGCAAATACGTATTGTGGAGAATATTCAGCAAAAGATCTTCACCCGTTCTTCTTTTGAATTCACATACAGGTTCCCCCGCATAAAAATGGCAGAATTCACAGATATTTATCCGCCAGAGCTGGCCAACAGGTTCTTTGATACGTTGAATGTTCAAAAGGGAGTAACCAAATTACTCCTGGATTTCCCTGCCGCATTGCTTCAAATACTCTTTGGTTTGATCCTGCTCTCCTTGTATCATCCTTTCTTTATTATTTACGGCCTCCTGCTGGTACTGCTTATTTACCTGGTATTTAAATTTACGGCCTGGAAAGGTCTGGAAACCAGTCTTGATGAGTCCAAACACAAATATAAAGTGGCTCACTGGTTACAGGAAGTTGCACGATCACTATTTAGCTTTAAGGTGGCCGGCAATAGCAATCTTGCAATGGAAAAAAATGACCAGTTAACAGAGAAGTATCTAAAGGCGCGGGAATCACATTTTAAAATACTTAGGATACAATATGTAAAAATGGTATTGTTCAAGGTACTGGTAACTGCCGGTCTGCTCGCAATTGGAGGTCTTTTGGTGCTCAATCAGGAAATGAACATAGGTCAATTTGTTGCTGCAGAGATCATTATTCTTTTAATTCTTAGTTCTGTTGAAAGACTAATAAAGGGCCTTGATATTATTTATGATACTCTTACATCACTTGAAAAAATGGGACAAGTAGTAGACAAGGAACTTGAAAGTAAAGAAGGAAGAAATAAAATGTATGATGCGAGTCCCCTAAACCTTGAGTTAAAAGAGGTAAGCTATAAAGTTGGAAAAAGCAGTATCCTCAAGGATATTTCCTTTGAATTAAAGGCAGGTGAAAAAGTTTTATTAAAAGGGCCAAACGGAAGCGGCCGCACCAGTCTTTTAAAATTGATAGCAGGGATTAATGAGATCTCACAGGGCAATATTTACATTAACAATGTTTCCATTAACGGAATAAAGCTAAACGAATATAGAAAAAGACTGGGGGTTTTTATTGCCGAAGAATTCCCATTTGAAGGGACCCTCCTTGAAAACATCACTTTTGGAGATTCACGTATACCTGAAAAGGATGTTTACTGGGCTATTGAGCATGCGGGACTTTCCCAATTTGTAAAGGAGCAGGCGAATGGGATTCACACTAACATACTGCCGGAAGGAAAATACCTATCATCTCTTATAAGCAAGAAAATAATTCTGGCAAGATGTATAGTAAGGAAACCGGATATTTTACTTCTCAAGGAACCACTGGAACTTTTTGATCCTGCAGAGGCAACAAGGATCCTGGAATTTTTAATAGATCCTGTGCATAAATGGTCAATCCTGGTTGCAAGTCAAAATCCGGTTTGGGAAACAGTTTGTGACAAGAAAGTATTTCTGGAAAACAGAATAGATAAATATAAAAAATAG
- a CDS encoding TetR/AcrR family transcriptional regulator, with protein sequence MKQLFSGIKIGVHENLYVKDPESSALGKKIIEKSIILIHEIGFENYTFKKLGAVIGSNESSIYRYFENKHKLLLYLTSWYWAWKEYQLVFATNNIAGAEEVLETAINVLTRRIEKDSLNSHIDEILLNRVVVNEFSKSYLTKEVDKENTEGYFEVYNRLILRLKKMILNVHSDYPYPAALASTVVEGGLHQHFLREHFPALTDCNKNLSPAEYFNYLVLSTLKYTKHG encoded by the coding sequence ATGAAACAGTTGTTTTCCGGAATTAAAATTGGCGTTCACGAAAATCTTTATGTAAAGGATCCTGAATCATCTGCTTTGGGCAAAAAAATAATTGAAAAGAGCATTATTCTTATCCATGAAATTGGTTTTGAAAATTACACTTTTAAAAAACTGGGAGCAGTAATTGGGTCCAATGAAAGCAGTATTTACCGGTATTTTGAGAACAAACATAAACTGCTTCTTTATTTGACTTCCTGGTATTGGGCCTGGAAAGAATATCAATTGGTTTTTGCCACCAATAATATTGCAGGTGCAGAGGAGGTTCTGGAAACCGCTATTAATGTGTTAACGCGCAGGATTGAAAAAGACAGCTTGAATTCACATATTGATGAGATCCTTTTAAACAGAGTGGTGGTGAATGAATTTTCAAAATCATATCTCACCAAAGAAGTAGATAAGGAAAATACAGAAGGTTATTTTGAGGTATATAACAGGCTAATCCTACGGCTTAAAAAAATGATCCTTAATGTTCACAGTGACTACCCCTATCCGGCAGCATTGGCAAGTACCGTAGTTGAAGGAGGATTACATCAACACTTTTTGCGGGAGCATTTTCCTGCTCTTACAGATTGTAATAAGAATTTAAGCCCTGCCGAGTATTTTAACTACCTGGTCCTTTCAACTTTAAAATATACTAAGCATGGTTAA
- a CDS encoding lipid-binding SYLF domain-containing protein produces the protein MKFPKDFYKPVLMLAFLVFASCGTSKTNSGDLVADSQEARTTITQRYPDMADLFQNSHGYAIFPNAGKGAYIIGGASGNGAVYENGRLIGYADLKQVDIGLQAGGKAFVEVLFFQTQAAMNKFKEGTYELSGNVSAVILEEGVSRDVEFNDGIAVITMPKAGAMAGISVGGQRFSFQPLK, from the coding sequence ATGAAATTTCCTAAAGATTTTTACAAACCAGTATTAATGTTGGCATTCCTTGTATTTGCCAGTTGTGGTACTTCAAAAACCAATTCAGGAGATCTGGTTGCAGATTCTCAGGAAGCGCGAACTACAATTACTCAAAGATATCCGGATATGGCAGACCTGTTTCAAAATTCCCATGGATATGCAATTTTTCCTAATGCAGGAAAAGGAGCTTATATAATCGGGGGTGCCTCAGGAAATGGAGCTGTATATGAAAATGGGAGATTGATAGGATATGCAGACCTTAAGCAGGTGGATATAGGATTACAGGCTGGAGGAAAAGCCTTTGTGGAGGTTTTATTTTTCCAAACCCAGGCCGCAATGAATAAGTTTAAAGAAGGAACTTATGAATTATCTGGAAACGTTAGTGCAGTTATTCTTGAAGAAGGAGTTTCCAGAGATGTGGAATTCAATGATGGAATTGCAGTGATCACCATGCCTAAAGCAGGTGCAATGGCAGGAATTTCTGTGGGAGGCCAGCGTTTCAGCTTTCAGCCTTTAAAGTAA
- a CDS encoding RidA family protein, with translation MRNLPVFLVLFFISFLTAAQTPEERIDELGIDLPEIKQPVANFLKWRQVGNLLYLSGEGSTLKGTLGKDLNTQQGYEAARETGIKILATLKAATGDLSRIKQFVKVHGMVNSASDFYEQPGVINGFSDLMVEVFGEKGKHARAAVGHNTLPFNIAVEIEVIVELEE, from the coding sequence ATGCGAAATTTACCTGTTTTCCTCGTTTTATTTTTTATTTCCTTTCTTACAGCGGCCCAAACGCCGGAGGAACGAATTGATGAGTTGGGCATTGACCTGCCCGAGATCAAACAACCGGTTGCCAATTTTTTAAAATGGCGACAGGTGGGGAATCTCCTGTATCTTTCGGGAGAAGGTAGTACTTTAAAAGGAACCCTGGGGAAAGACCTTAATACCCAACAAGGTTATGAAGCCGCACGGGAAACGGGAATAAAAATACTGGCTACCTTAAAGGCTGCAACCGGAGACCTTTCCCGAATAAAACAATTTGTAAAGGTACACGGCATGGTTAATTCGGCCTCCGATTTTTACGAGCAACCCGGAGTTATAAATGGATTTTCAGATCTTATGGTGGAGGTTTTTGGGGAAAAAGGAAAACACGCCCGGGCCGCAGTAGGCCATAATACCCTTCCTTTTAATATTGCCGTAGAGATAGAAGTGATCGTGGAACTGGAGGAATAA
- a CDS encoding lipid-binding SYLF domain-containing protein, with protein MVNSKFNICLLSFILVLISTVAIGQTAEQKAIIDDAKKAKTAFAQTDPGITKLFASAEGYVIFPNVGKGAYVVGGAAGNGVVYENGNLVGMAKILQVDIGLQVGGQAFRQVIFFKSEAALNRFKGGNFELAGNASAVVLEQGKAASIEFRDDVAVVTMPKAGAMVEISVGGQKFEYEDLK; from the coding sequence ATGGTCAATTCAAAATTCAATATATGTTTGTTAAGTTTTATCCTTGTGCTAATTTCTACTGTAGCCATAGGACAAACAGCAGAACAAAAGGCAATAATAGACGATGCTAAAAAAGCTAAAACCGCCTTTGCTCAAACAGATCCAGGCATCACTAAATTATTTGCCAGTGCTGAAGGTTATGTGATCTTTCCAAATGTTGGAAAAGGAGCCTATGTAGTTGGAGGTGCGGCAGGGAATGGTGTGGTTTATGAAAATGGAAATCTTGTGGGAATGGCTAAAATACTCCAGGTAGATATTGGATTACAGGTTGGCGGACAGGCTTTCCGGCAGGTGATATTTTTTAAATCGGAAGCGGCCTTAAATAGATTCAAGGGCGGCAATTTTGAATTGGCAGGGAATGCCTCGGCAGTTGTTTTGGAACAGGGTAAAGCAGCCAGTATAGAATTCAGGGATGATGTAGCGGTTGTAACTATGCCCAAAGCAGGTGCAATGGTGGAGATCTCTGTAGGGGGCCAAAAATTTGAATATGAAGATCTTAAATAG
- a CDS encoding LacI family DNA-binding transcriptional regulator, whose product MRSKITLKELAKILNVSVSTVSKSLNDSPEISPQTVKRVKELAQLHNYRPNPIAVNLKRSRTGNIAVIVPNISNTFFAKVLGGVENEARKQGFQVITYISNESLDHEQQITELISAGIVDGLLISVSEETQKLQDYEHLHLLMEYEIPVVLFDRINMDIGIDAVGVNDRGSIYEAVTFLHSQNLKKIALVCGLGEIGLGKQRIEGFTDACKDLGLSTDDKYILASKDIPEVKQKLNKLLVEDRVEAIIGLDYLSTLLASRVVQENNIRIPEDVKIIGYVNEDFASYLWPSISYVDQHPVEMGEQATAMLVKRIKEPSVKTPARVILNTEIRHLDSTRSK is encoded by the coding sequence ATGAGATCAAAAATTACATTAAAAGAGCTGGCCAAAATTTTGAACGTTTCGGTCTCAACGGTTTCAAAATCCCTAAACGACAGTCCAGAAATTAGTCCGCAAACGGTTAAGAGGGTCAAGGAACTGGCACAGTTGCACAACTACCGGCCAAACCCAATCGCGGTTAACTTAAAACGCAGCCGTACGGGAAATATAGCGGTAATTGTTCCCAATATTTCCAACACATTTTTTGCAAAAGTTCTGGGAGGGGTGGAAAATGAAGCGAGAAAACAGGGTTTCCAGGTGATCACCTATATCTCGAACGAATCCCTGGACCATGAACAACAAATTACCGAACTTATTTCTGCCGGGATCGTAGACGGTCTCCTAATCTCTGTTTCTGAAGAAACGCAAAAGCTTCAGGATTATGAACATCTCCATCTTTTAATGGAATATGAGATCCCCGTTGTGTTATTTGATCGCATCAATATGGATATAGGGATTGATGCCGTGGGTGTAAATGACCGTGGAAGTATTTATGAGGCTGTGACTTTCTTACATTCCCAAAACCTTAAAAAAATAGCCCTTGTATGCGGGCTGGGGGAGATAGGATTGGGAAAGCAACGAATAGAGGGTTTCACAGATGCCTGTAAAGACCTTGGTCTTTCTACAGATGATAAGTATATTCTGGCATCCAAGGATATACCCGAGGTAAAGCAAAAGCTGAATAAATTGCTGGTGGAAGATAGGGTGGAGGCCATTATTGGTCTCGATTATTTAAGCACCCTGCTGGCGTCACGAGTAGTACAGGAAAATAATATAAGGATCCCGGAAGATGTAAAGATCATTGGTTATGTAAATGAAGATTTTGCCTCCTATTTATGGCCTTCTATAAGTTATGTAGATCAACACCCTGTAGAGATGGGGGAACAGGCAACCGCTATGTTAGTAAAAAGGATCAAGGAACCCTCCGTAAAGACACCTGCCCGTGTTATTTTGAATACCGAGATAAGACATCTCGATTCCACACGGTCTAAGTAA
- a CDS encoding helix-turn-helix and ligand-binding sensor domain-containing protein, whose protein sequence is MRNPVLFFLLFLPLALYSQELPPVINFSQNQYDAGNQNWMISQGENKHIYVANNSGLLQFDGEHWNLYEVPGGTAVRSVLASQKKIYTGSYMDFGYWEANPAGELQYNSLKDSVITGMYDGEQFWDIKKLGEHVVYQSHQRLYSFNVSTGKVHPIVTESNISNLFMVNDKIYYQVVEKGLFVIENGSGTLFISNEKIGDKPIIGLFSFAENKMLAITRDDGAYMVTGNQWEVFPVNNYPLSVSFFSALYIEDGTLALGSIGSGLYLFNLNESSFYHLSQPTLQNNTVLSVMQDHEGNIWGGLDNGITVINNKSPFRIFVDTFGEIGTVYSSAVINGIRYLGTNQGLYYKEAQGESSYRLVPGTTGQVWSINYLDGKLFIGHDRGTFRVEGTSGKLIWEGLGTWTVKKLGSGFLQGHYNGLSYFSDDPLGSGPEYLKDFHLSSRNIIVENDSIIWISHYHKGIFRLKLDKDYSRIENIENYPTENNFGFEPQIFVMDQDIYYSTESAIYRYDKNENVFLNNNELNHLTKGLHRISGASQVLQDGSWWSFGRDELYSVTRDPFEQKLRLRSIPLPLENRNITKGFENISLIGKDQYLLGSNVGYIEFSLPLTKISTGELTINAVKTAAKGSNLEYRPLKVSNLDLENKINNVKFYFSIPNFQKLTGIQYSYRILNYSSTWSPWSEYGTAEFENLPPGSYTFEVKGKSNEVETGILSYEFSIARPWYLSLLAMLGYFLLLILGLFGVHMAYKRHHEKVINEREKNLRMQTLEAEQKIIKLQKDHLEKDMAEKNEQLAASTMSIIRKNEFLSVLKEELKHAETSKVKGVIKTIDKEISEEDNWKMFKEAFKNADKDFFGKIKSKHPELTSNDLRLCAYLRLNLTSKEIAPLINISVKSVEIKRYRLRKKMNLPHEINLTDYIMEL, encoded by the coding sequence TTGCGAAATCCCGTCCTGTTTTTTCTCCTATTCCTTCCATTGGCGCTGTATTCGCAGGAATTACCCCCTGTGATCAATTTTAGCCAAAACCAATATGACGCAGGCAATCAAAACTGGATGATCTCCCAGGGAGAGAATAAACACATTTATGTTGCGAATAATTCAGGACTCTTACAGTTTGATGGGGAACATTGGAATTTATATGAGGTTCCTGGGGGTACCGCTGTACGATCTGTTTTGGCTTCACAAAAAAAAATATACACGGGGTCTTATATGGATTTTGGATATTGGGAAGCCAATCCAGCGGGCGAATTACAATACAATTCCCTGAAGGATTCCGTTATTACCGGGATGTATGATGGAGAACAATTCTGGGACATTAAAAAACTTGGAGAACATGTTGTCTATCAAAGCCATCAACGGCTTTACAGTTTTAATGTTAGTACAGGAAAGGTACATCCTATAGTTACCGAAAGTAATATTTCCAATCTTTTCATGGTAAACGATAAGATTTACTATCAAGTGGTGGAGAAAGGCCTGTTTGTTATAGAGAATGGATCAGGGACCCTTTTTATATCCAATGAAAAAATAGGGGATAAGCCCATCATTGGTCTATTCTCTTTCGCGGAAAATAAAATGCTGGCTATCACCCGGGATGATGGCGCGTACATGGTTACCGGGAATCAATGGGAGGTCTTTCCTGTTAATAATTATCCATTATCTGTTAGTTTCTTTTCTGCCCTTTATATTGAAGATGGTACCCTTGCTCTTGGAAGTATAGGAAGTGGACTTTATCTATTTAACCTGAATGAATCATCATTTTATCATTTGTCCCAACCCACACTTCAAAACAATACAGTGCTTTCTGTTATGCAGGACCATGAAGGGAATATTTGGGGAGGGCTAGATAATGGAATTACCGTGATCAACAATAAAAGCCCTTTTCGAATTTTCGTGGATACTTTTGGGGAAATTGGAACGGTATATAGTAGTGCTGTAATAAATGGCATAAGATATCTGGGCACAAACCAAGGCTTATATTATAAAGAGGCTCAAGGGGAAAGCAGCTACAGACTTGTTCCGGGCACCACGGGGCAAGTTTGGAGTATAAATTACCTGGACGGAAAATTATTTATAGGACATGACAGGGGAACCTTTCGGGTAGAAGGAACCTCTGGGAAACTTATATGGGAAGGATTAGGAACCTGGACAGTCAAGAAATTGGGTTCAGGATTTCTCCAGGGGCATTATAACGGATTGAGTTATTTTTCCGATGATCCTCTGGGTTCAGGTCCGGAATATTTAAAAGATTTTCACCTATCTTCCAGGAATATCATTGTTGAGAACGATTCAATTATTTGGATAAGCCATTACCATAAAGGTATTTTTAGGTTGAAACTTGATAAAGATTATTCTCGAATTGAAAATATTGAAAATTATCCCACTGAGAATAATTTTGGATTTGAGCCGCAGATATTTGTTATGGACCAGGATATCTATTATTCAACTGAATCTGCTATTTACCGGTATGATAAGAATGAAAATGTCTTCTTAAATAACAATGAACTAAATCACTTAACTAAAGGTCTCCATAGAATAAGTGGAGCATCTCAGGTACTGCAAGATGGAAGCTGGTGGAGTTTTGGAAGAGACGAATTGTACTCTGTGACACGAGATCCTTTTGAGCAAAAACTAAGATTGCGTTCAATACCCTTGCCCCTTGAAAACAGGAATATAACTAAAGGTTTTGAGAACATTTCACTTATAGGGAAGGACCAGTACCTCTTAGGGTCCAATGTGGGATATATTGAATTTTCCCTTCCCCTAACAAAAATCTCCACTGGTGAACTAACAATCAATGCCGTGAAAACGGCCGCTAAAGGAAGTAATTTAGAGTACAGGCCATTGAAGGTTTCTAATCTGGATCTTGAGAATAAAATTAACAACGTGAAATTTTATTTCAGCATTCCAAATTTTCAGAAATTAACAGGTATTCAATATAGTTACAGGATTCTCAATTATTCTTCTACCTGGAGCCCGTGGAGTGAATATGGAACGGCAGAATTTGAGAATTTACCTCCGGGTTCCTATACCTTTGAAGTAAAAGGAAAAAGCAATGAAGTCGAAACAGGTATTTTGAGTTACGAATTTTCCATTGCCAGGCCTTGGTATCTCTCACTTCTTGCAATGCTTGGATATTTTTTGCTTTTAATATTAGGTCTCTTTGGGGTTCATATGGCTTACAAAAGGCATCACGAAAAAGTTATAAACGAAAGGGAAAAGAACCTCCGTATGCAAACTCTTGAAGCCGAGCAGAAGATAATTAAACTTCAGAAGGACCACCTGGAGAAAGATATGGCAGAAAAAAATGAGCAATTAGCTGCGTCCACTATGTCGATTATTAGAAAAAATGAATTTTTATCCGTGCTCAAAGAAGAGTTGAAACATGCTGAAACTTCTAAAGTGAAAGGGGTAATTAAAACCATAGATAAGGAAATTAGTGAGGAGGATAATTGGAAGATGTTTAAAGAGGCCTTTAAAAACGCAGATAAGGATTTTTTTGGAAAGATAAAATCAAAACATCCTGAGCTTACATCAAACGATCTTCGCCTTTGCGCTTACCTTCGACTTAATCTTACTTCAAAAGAAATAGCTCCTTTAATAAATATTTCGGTAAAAAGTGTTGAAATAAAGCGATATCGTTTGAGAAAAAAAATGAATTTGCCCCACGAAATCAATTTGACAGATTATATAATGGAACTTTAG